In one Synergistales bacterium genomic region, the following are encoded:
- the dnaK gene encoding molecular chaperone DnaK produces the protein MGKVVGIDLGTTNSCIAVKEGDAVTVIPNAEGSRTTPSVVAFSKEKERLVGQLAKRQAIVNPDKTVMSIKRKMGSNDKVNLEGKEYTPQEISAMLLQKMKRDAEEYLGEPVTQAVITVPAYFQDAQRQATKDAGTIAGLEVLRIINEPTSASLAYGVDKEGEHKILVFDLGGGTFDVSVLDVGEGVFEVLATSGDNHLGGDDWDERIVKWMVKEFQKQEGIDLGKDKMATQRLREAAEKAKVELSSMSETSISLPFITADQNGPKHLELTLSRSKFDELTSDLLERVVQPTKQALSDAGLSASDIDKILLVGGSTRMPMVQKKIKQLLDKEPTKGINPDECVAIGAAIQGAILAGEHKDVVLVDVTPLSLGIETLGGVFTKVIERNTAIPTKKTQTFSTAADNQTQVEVHVLQGERAMAGDNVSLGRFYLDGIPPAPRGVPQIEVTFEIDANGILNVSAQDKGTGKSQHITIESKNLEEDDIERMKQDAEAYEEEDKKKKELAEARNEADSLAYNAEKTLGDLGDKVDAELKSRVENEIKEVREVTQKDDVDAIKAASEKLTKSVHELSQQLYQQQGQGAEGAQGEAGEEQAAGASDEETVDAEFHDKKEDSA, from the coding sequence ATGGGTAAGGTAGTCGGCATTGATCTTGGAACGACCAACAGCTGCATCGCCGTGAAGGAGGGCGATGCCGTAACGGTGATACCCAACGCCGAGGGGAGCCGGACAACCCCTTCGGTGGTGGCCTTTTCGAAGGAGAAGGAGCGTCTGGTGGGGCAGCTTGCCAAGCGGCAGGCCATCGTCAACCCCGACAAGACGGTGATGTCCATCAAACGGAAGATGGGCAGCAACGACAAGGTGAACCTGGAGGGCAAGGAGTACACGCCCCAGGAGATCTCCGCCATGCTCCTCCAGAAGATGAAGCGTGACGCCGAGGAGTACCTGGGCGAGCCGGTGACGCAGGCGGTGATCACCGTCCCGGCCTACTTCCAGGACGCCCAGCGCCAGGCCACGAAGGACGCCGGGACCATCGCCGGGCTGGAGGTACTGCGGATCATCAACGAGCCCACCTCGGCATCGCTGGCCTACGGCGTGGACAAGGAGGGCGAGCACAAGATCCTCGTCTTCGACCTCGGCGGCGGCACCTTTGACGTCTCCGTCCTCGACGTGGGCGAAGGGGTCTTCGAGGTGCTCGCCACCTCCGGCGACAACCATCTGGGCGGCGACGACTGGGACGAGCGCATCGTCAAGTGGATGGTGAAGGAGTTCCAGAAGCAGGAGGGTATCGATCTCGGCAAGGACAAGATGGCCACCCAGCGTCTCCGCGAGGCGGCGGAGAAGGCCAAGGTGGAGCTCTCCTCCATGTCCGAGACCAGCATCTCGCTGCCCTTCATCACCGCCGACCAGAACGGACCGAAGCACCTGGAGCTGACGCTCTCCCGCTCCAAGTTCGACGAGCTCACCTCGGACCTGCTGGAACGGGTGGTGCAGCCCACCAAGCAGGCGCTGTCCGACGCGGGGCTCTCCGCTTCGGATATCGACAAGATCCTGCTTGTGGGCGGTTCCACCAGGATGCCCATGGTGCAGAAGAAGATCAAGCAGCTCCTCGACAAGGAGCCCACCAAGGGGATCAACCCCGACGAGTGCGTGGCCATCGGTGCCGCCATCCAGGGCGCCATCCTGGCCGGCGAGCACAAGGACGTGGTCCTCGTGGACGTCACGCCGCTCTCCCTGGGTATCGAGACCCTGGGCGGGGTCTTCACCAAGGTCATCGAGCGGAACACGGCGATACCGACCAAGAAGACCCAGACCTTCTCCACGGCGGCGGACAACCAGACCCAGGTGGAGGTGCACGTGCTCCAGGGCGAGCGCGCCATGGCCGGCGACAATGTCTCGCTGGGCCGCTTCTACCTGGACGGGATCCCGCCCGCACCGCGGGGGGTGCCCCAGATCGAGGTGACCTTCGAGATCGACGCCAACGGGATCCTCAATGTCTCCGCCCAGGACAAGGGCACCGGCAAGTCCCAGCACATCACCATCGAGTCCAAGAACCTCGAAGAGGACGACATCGAGCGGATGAAGCAGGACGCCGAGGCCTACGAGGAGGAAGACAAGAAGAAGAAGGAGCTCGCCGAGGCCCGCAACGAGGCCGACAGTCTGGCCTACAACGCCGAGAAGACCCTTGGCGATCTGGGCGACAAGGTGGACGCCGAGCTGAAGTCCCGGGTGGAGAACGAGATCAAGGAGGTCCGCGAGGTGACCCAGAAGGACGATGTGGACGCCATCAAGGCCGCCTCGGAGAAGCTCACCAAGAGTGTCCACGAGCTTTCCCAGCAGCTCTACCAGCAGCAGGGCCAGGGCGCCGAGGGCGCTCAGGGGGAAGCCGGCGAAGAGCAGGCGGCAGGCGCCAGCGACGAGGAGACCGTAGACGCGGAATTCCACGACAAAAAAGAAGACAGTGCATAG
- a CDS encoding nucleotide exchange factor GrpE, translated as MVDRNDAHTPPAGTEEGRESPEQQNGDEAAPRNEGAVSDEESLMAAMQADLESMRQDVERLEKERDQLKNVAARHKADLYNYRKRVERESARQKELAGEQAVRKLLPVMDNLDRAIAAAQEGESLLKGVSMVRQQFRQVLAELGATQISGEGKFDPGVHEAVSSVAVDDPERDHAVLEVVQPGYRLGDRVIRAAKVVVGTYEGDTETAEGECE; from the coding sequence ATGGTTGACAGAAACGATGCTCACACCCCCCCTGCCGGTACGGAGGAAGGCCGGGAGTCGCCGGAGCAGCAAAACGGCGACGAGGCAGCGCCCCGGAACGAGGGGGCGGTCAGCGACGAGGAATCCCTCATGGCCGCGATGCAGGCCGATCTGGAATCGATGCGGCAGGATGTGGAACGGCTGGAGAAGGAGCGGGACCAGCTCAAGAACGTGGCCGCCCGCCACAAGGCGGATCTCTACAACTACCGGAAACGGGTGGAACGCGAATCGGCACGCCAGAAAGAGCTGGCCGGCGAGCAGGCGGTGCGCAAGCTGCTGCCCGTGATGGACAATCTCGACCGGGCCATCGCCGCGGCACAGGAGGGCGAGTCGTTGCTCAAGGGCGTCTCCATGGTCCGGCAGCAGTTCCGGCAGGTTCTGGCCGAACTGGGCGCGACGCAGATCTCCGGCGAGGGGAAGTTCGATCCCGGGGTGCACGAAGCGGTGTCCAGCGTGGCCGTGGACGATCCGGAGCGGGATCATGCCGTCCTGGAGGTTGTCCAGCCTGGGTACAGGCTTGGAGATCGGGTGATCAGGGCCGCCAAGGTTGTCGTCGGCACCTACGAAGGCGACACGGAAACGGCCGAAGGTGAGTGCGAGTAG
- the hrcA gene encoding heat-inducible transcriptional repressor HrcA codes for MLTERLLEVILAVVYEYIQTGKPVSSRKLSKQYLRGRSPATIRNEMADLEEMDFLAQPHTSAGRLPTAQAFRIYVDTILQRHREPPPQAKQWLQEIRRERSDVEGVLGYISNLITRLTHSCGVVALAPLEQVSLMRVDLVAMGGDRVLAVLVLEGGLVHHKMIRLSCRMSQEELDELGRRINAVAVGRPWQAVKQDLMHYVVTELQEHEHNCRSAIDELDTILKQQSYRFFTSGAGNLLQIPGFRDVEKLQTILSILEEEEALAELVESCTVDGGLSVTIGEENPVDRLQDCSVLLATTSAGGQRAVMGLIGPVRMDYEGSIAVLESIIGGLETLEEQKEGGENNG; via the coding sequence GTGCTTACCGAACGGCTTCTTGAGGTGATTCTGGCGGTGGTCTACGAATATATCCAGACGGGGAAGCCGGTGAGCTCCCGGAAGCTTTCCAAACAGTATCTCCGCGGCCGGAGCCCGGCGACCATCCGGAACGAGATGGCCGATCTGGAGGAGATGGACTTCCTCGCCCAGCCGCACACCTCGGCCGGTCGTCTGCCCACGGCCCAGGCCTTTCGGATCTACGTGGACACGATCCTCCAGCGCCACCGCGAACCGCCTCCGCAGGCGAAACAGTGGCTGCAGGAGATCCGCAGAGAGCGGAGCGACGTGGAGGGCGTGCTGGGCTATATCTCCAATCTCATCACCCGGCTCACCCATTCCTGCGGCGTGGTGGCCCTTGCGCCGCTGGAGCAGGTCTCGCTGATGCGGGTGGATCTGGTGGCCATGGGCGGCGACAGGGTGCTGGCCGTCCTTGTTCTCGAAGGCGGGCTGGTGCACCACAAGATGATCCGGCTCTCCTGCCGGATGAGCCAGGAGGAGCTCGACGAGCTGGGGCGGCGGATCAATGCCGTCGCCGTGGGCAGACCCTGGCAGGCGGTCAAGCAGGACCTGATGCACTATGTGGTCACGGAGCTGCAGGAACACGAGCACAACTGCCGGTCGGCCATCGATGAGCTGGATACCATATTGAAACAGCAGAGCTATCGCTTCTTTACCAGCGGCGCCGGCAATCTCCTCCAGATCCCGGGATTCCGGGATGTGGAGAAGCTCCAGACCATCCTCTCCATTCTCGAGGAAGAGGAGGCGCTGGCGGAGCTGGTGGAGAGCTGCACCGTCGATGGCGGGCTCTCGGTGACCATCGGCGAAGAAAACCCTGTCGATCGTCTCCAGGACTGTTCCGTCCTCCTCGCCACGACCAGTGCGGGGGGGCAGCGGGCTGTGATGGGGCTGATCGGGCCGGTGCGCATGGACTACGAAGGATCCATCGCCGTCCTGGAATCGATCATCGGCGGGTTGGAGACACTGGAAGAACAGAAGGAAGGAGGGGAGAATAATGGTTGA